The Pleurodeles waltl isolate 20211129_DDA chromosome 7, aPleWal1.hap1.20221129, whole genome shotgun sequence genome includes a region encoding these proteins:
- the LOC138246788 gene encoding olfactory receptor 5V1-like, whose translation MAYDRYLAICHPLRYTTIMNETVCIRLSTACWVFGLLDPIPHTVLISQLTFCGLRTINHFFCDATALIKLSCTNTMTIEILTYIISAILILISFILIITSYINIISVVLKIRSVEGRRKAFSTCTSHITVVILFSGSLSSTYVRPTSAYSINESKLLSLLYIVVTPLCNPIIYSLNNTEFKNALRKKKNTT comes from the coding sequence ATGGCTTATGATCGCTATTTGGCCATTTGCCATCCCTTACGTTACACAACCATCATGAATGAGACTGTTTGCATCCGTCTGTCTACCGCATGCTGGGTTTTTGGTCTCCTGGATCCAATACCACACACAGTATTAATATCTCAGCTCACTTTTTGTGGGCTACGTACAATCAATCACTTCTTCTGTGATGCTACTGCCCTAATTAAGCTTTCTTGCACTAACACTATGACTATTGAGATACTTACCTACATAATTAGTGCTATTTTAATATTAATATCATTCATTTTAATCATTACATCTTACATCAACATCATCTCAGTCGTTCTGAAAATTCGGTCTGTTGAAGGGCGCCGGAAGGCCTTTTCTACGTGTACCTCCCACATTACTGTGGTTATTTTATTTTCTGGATCCTTGTCTTCTACCTATGTTCGGCCAACATCAGCATATTCAATAAATGAAAGCAAACTGTTATCATTGTTGTACATTGTTGTTACTCCACTCTGTAACCCTATCATATACAGTCTGAACAACACAGAATTTAAAAATGCTCTACGAAAGAAAAAGAATACCACATAG